One genomic region from Bubalus bubalis isolate 160015118507 breed Murrah chromosome 24, NDDB_SH_1, whole genome shotgun sequence encodes:
- the GDE1 gene encoding glycerophosphodiester phosphodiesterase 1 isoform X3 produces the protein MHDSTVDRTTDGTGRLCDLTFEQIRKLNPAANHRLRNDFPNEKIPTLREAVAECLNHNLTIFFDVKGHAYKATDALKKVYMEFPKLYNNSIVCSFLPEVIYKMRQTDQNVVTALIHRPWSLSHTGDGKPRFESFWKQSMFVVLDILLDWSMHNILWYLCGVSAFLAQKDFISPDYVKKWSAKGIQVVAWTVNTFDEKSYYESHLGSSYITDSMLEDCTPEF, from the exons ATGCACGATAGCACAGTAGATAGGACGACTGACGGCACCGGTCGATTGTGTGATTTGACATTTGAACAAATTAGGAAGCTTAATCCTGCAGCAAATCACAGATTAAG GAATGATTTCCCTAATGAAAAGATCCCTACCCTAAGAGAAGCCGTTGCAGAGTGCCTAAACCATAACCTCACAATCTTCTTTGATGTCAAGGGCCATGCATATAAG GCTACTGATGCTCTAAAAAAAGTATATATGGAATTTCCTAAACTATACAATAATAGTATCGTCTGCTCTTTCTTGCCAGAAGTTATCTATAAG ATGAGACAAACAGATCAGAATGTAGTAACAGCTTTAATTCATAGACCTTGGAGCCTTAGCCACACAGGAGATGGGAAACCACGCTTTGAATCTTTCTGGAAACAGTCCATGTTTGTGGTCTTGGACATTTTGCTCGATTGGAGTATGCATAATATCTTGTGGTACCTgtgtggagtttcagctttcctCGCACAAAAGGATTTTATATCCCC gGACTATGTGAAGAAGTGGTCAGCTAAAGGCATTCAGGTTGTTGCTTGGACTGTTAATACTTTTGATGAAAAAAGTTACTATGAATCTCATCTTGGTTCCAGCTATATCACTGACAGCATGTTGGAAGACTGCACACCTGAATTCTAG